Within Sorangiineae bacterium MSr11367, the genomic segment ATTGTCCGGGGACAACCTGACGCTCACCACCCTGATCGACGCGTACCTCGCCGAGTCCCATCGAGACACGCCTTCACGCGGATGCGGGGTAGCGACGCTTGCCGGGGACGTGGCCCGTAGTGGTGCGCGAGCCAAGTCCGTCTTTACCCGTCAAGTGAAGCGAAATATTCAATCTGTCTCCGCGATGCTCTCGGCGGGAGACGCCGCGAGCAAGCGGGCCGGCGCAATCATGATCTGGAGTGCTCTCGTCGGATCTCTAACGCTGGCACGCGCCGTCAACGATAAGAAGCTTTCGTCCGAAATCCTCGAGACGATTCGCGTGGAGCTGAAAGCTCTCTCCGGTAGCTCCAAGAAAAAGAAGTAGAAGGCCTCGTCCGTCCTCCGGGCAACGCGGAGTTGTCAA encodes:
- a CDS encoding TetR/AcrR family transcriptional regulator gives rise to the protein MTSPDPVSMMIDIQMGHSQAEKTENHNRIIRIAAARFREMGLEGLSVADLMKEAGLTHGGFYRHFPSREDLVVETIAYALADGETRGGLEELSGDNLTLTTLIDAYLAESHRDTPSRGCGVATLAGDVARSGARAKSVFTRQVKRNIQSVSAMLSAGDAASKRAGAIMIWSALVGSLTLARAVNDKKLSSEILETIRVELKALSGSSKKKK